The proteins below are encoded in one region of Candidatus Planktophila lacus:
- a CDS encoding transketolase, protein MATREIADLAREIRLQILHTIKGAGMGHIGGDFSVTDILATLFGAVLNVDPKEPNKADRDRLILSKGHAAVALYSTLALRGFFPVEELKTFAQPLSKLNGHPNRNKVPGVESNTGPLGHGFPIAVGTAIGAQLAKNGSRSFVIMGDGELQEGSNWEAAMFAGHRKLTNLIAVVDRNGFQQGSPTSKTNELDPLDKKFEAFGWEVCVVDGHNYDALLKAFTDPQTKPRVIIAQTTKGKGVDFMEGKAEWHHKVPSAEQYEQALEQVGKQ, encoded by the coding sequence ATGGCTACGCGGGAAATTGCTGATTTAGCGCGCGAAATCCGCCTACAAATTCTGCACACAATTAAAGGTGCAGGCATGGGCCATATCGGCGGAGATTTTTCAGTTACCGATATCTTGGCAACTCTCTTCGGTGCAGTTCTTAACGTTGATCCTAAAGAACCAAATAAAGCCGACCGCGATCGATTGATTTTAAGCAAAGGCCATGCCGCTGTTGCGCTTTACTCAACTCTGGCGCTACGTGGATTCTTTCCAGTTGAAGAGCTAAAGACTTTTGCACAACCGTTAAGTAAGTTAAATGGCCACCCTAACCGCAACAAAGTTCCGGGCGTTGAATCAAATACCGGTCCACTTGGCCACGGTTTTCCAATCGCGGTTGGTACTGCTATTGGTGCACAGCTTGCAAAGAATGGGTCGCGCTCCTTTGTAATCATGGGAGATGGCGAACTTCAAGAGGGAAGCAACTGGGAAGCAGCGATGTTTGCTGGCCATCGCAAACTTACAAATCTTATTGCAGTCGTGGATCGCAACGGTTTCCAGCAGGGAAGTCCAACTTCAAAGACAAACGAACTTGATCCGCTAGATAAGAAATTTGAAGCCTTTGGTTGGGAAGTCTGTGTAGTCGACGGACATAACTACGATGCACTTCTTAAAGCTTTCACTGACCCACAGACCAAACCAAGAGTCATAATCGCGCAGACCACAAAAGGTAAGGGCGTGGACTTTATGGAAGGTAAGGCTGAGTGGCATCATAAAGTTCCATCGGCTGAACAATATGAACAAGCGCTCGAGCAGGTAGGCAAGCAATGA
- a CDS encoding aminopeptidase P family protein has product MNEKVEAPEVKNARPYDVAPPEQFAEFMRTGWAPSNLEGLQPLEVVTYAFTRRQVLSEAFPNIRLVIPSGNYKTRSNDTEYVYRPHSAFAYYSGVQGADAVADSVLVLEPKAEGGHDAYLYLHPRSTRESDAFYTDRKYGELWVGRHFTLEEAATVYQIETRNVDNIEGLLRFSKETLLIRGEDALMDKLISVHAREAEFQTFTSEQRLIKDEYEVGQLQAAVDSTGRGFSDVIAAMPAAADHPRGERIVEGAFFGRARLEGNDIGYTTIAAAGSHACVLHWIRNDGAVRNGELLLLDAGVEMDSYYTADITRTLPVNGKFTPAQRALYMLVYEAQLAGFAAVKPGVKFLEINRAAQRVLAQGLVDMGVLTVSAEESMKPEVGLHRRWTLHGVSHHLGLDVHDCEHARQDMYRDGVLQEGMVLTVEPGLYIQPDDELFAPEYRGIGIRIEDDVIVTADGCRNLSEDIPRHPDAIEAWMASILG; this is encoded by the coding sequence ATGAATGAGAAGGTTGAAGCCCCAGAAGTAAAGAATGCGCGTCCATACGATGTTGCACCTCCTGAGCAGTTCGCAGAATTTATGCGCACCGGCTGGGCTCCTTCAAACCTCGAAGGTCTGCAACCACTTGAAGTTGTGACATATGCCTTCACTCGTCGCCAAGTTTTGTCAGAAGCTTTTCCAAATATTCGCTTGGTAATTCCTTCCGGAAATTACAAGACTCGTTCCAATGACACTGAATATGTCTATCGCCCACATAGCGCTTTTGCTTATTACAGCGGCGTGCAAGGCGCCGATGCAGTTGCAGATTCAGTTTTGGTTTTAGAGCCAAAAGCTGAGGGCGGACATGATGCTTATCTTTACTTGCATCCACGTTCTACTCGCGAGAGTGATGCTTTCTACACAGATCGTAAATACGGTGAACTTTGGGTCGGCCGCCATTTCACACTTGAGGAAGCGGCAACTGTTTATCAGATCGAAACTCGCAATGTAGATAACATCGAAGGCTTGCTGCGTTTTAGCAAGGAAACTTTGTTAATCCGCGGTGAAGATGCCTTGATGGATAAGTTGATCTCAGTTCATGCACGCGAAGCTGAGTTCCAGACATTTACATCTGAACAGCGCCTTATAAAAGATGAGTACGAAGTTGGCCAATTGCAGGCCGCTGTTGATTCAACCGGTCGTGGTTTCTCAGATGTAATCGCGGCAATGCCTGCAGCTGCTGATCACCCACGCGGTGAACGTATTGTCGAAGGCGCATTCTTTGGTCGCGCCCGCCTTGAGGGTAACGACATTGGATATACAACTATCGCTGCAGCTGGTTCACATGCCTGCGTGCTGCACTGGATCCGCAATGATGGAGCAGTCCGCAATGGTGAACTCTTGCTTCTTGATGCTGGCGTAGAAATGGATTCGTATTACACCGCCGATATCACGCGTACCTTGCCGGTAAATGGAAAGTTCACGCCTGCACAGCGCGCTCTGTACATGTTGGTCTATGAGGCACAACTCGCGGGTTTTGCTGCGGTTAAGCCAGGAGTTAAATTCTTAGAGATCAACCGCGCAGCGCAACGAGTACTTGCTCAAGGTTTAGTAGATATGGGCGTGCTTACCGTTAGCGCCGAAGAATCAATGAAGCCAGAAGTTGGTCTGCATCGCCGTTGGACTCTGCACGGCGTTAGCCATCATTTAGGTTTGGATGTTCACGATTGCGAACATGCTCGTCAAGATATGTACCGCGATGGTGTGCTGCAGGAAGGAATGGTTCTAACTGTTGAACCAGGTCTTTACATCCAGCCAGATGACGAACTCTTTGCTCCGGAATATCGCGGGATCGGTATTCGTATCGAGGACGATGTCATTGTTACTGCAGATGGTTGCCGCAACTTAAGTGAAGATATTCCGCGCCATCCTGATGCAATTGAAGCTTGGATGGCTTCAATCCTCGGTTAA
- a CDS encoding fluoride efflux transporter FluC yields the protein MNTLYVILGAAVGAPARFAIDQYIRRYTDKPYGIFLVNVIGSFIIGLTFTKSETLYDLLAVGFAGAFTTWSTFMLDIYLGFELKRYREITINLVMSLGFGLAAAYLGLQIAG from the coding sequence ATGAATACCTTATATGTGATTCTTGGCGCCGCAGTTGGCGCACCTGCGCGCTTTGCGATTGATCAATACATTCGCCGCTACACCGACAAGCCATACGGAATCTTTCTCGTAAATGTAATTGGCTCATTTATCATTGGCTTAACTTTTACAAAATCTGAAACCCTTTACGATTTATTGGCCGTTGGCTTTGCAGGCGCATTTACAACTTGGTCAACCTTTATGCTAGATATTTACCTAGGGTTTGAGTTAAAGCGCTATCGCGAGATAACAATTAACTTAGTTATGTCACTCGGCTTTGGCTTAGCTGCCGCTTACCTAGGTTTACAGATAGCTGGTTAA
- a CDS encoding fluoride efflux transporter FluC, with translation MKSLLLVAIGGVAGTLVRFGLSVAIPDDRNGTLAANLLGVALASALLVLMERRGVTELRHLLLPGFCAGMTTFSSVTVQVVEPITGGFLFLIENIVLSLLIVLIVLPVSRKLIPVRR, from the coding sequence ATGAAGTCACTGCTACTTGTCGCGATTGGCGGCGTAGCAGGAACCTTAGTTAGATTCGGGCTTTCAGTTGCGATCCCTGATGATCGCAACGGAACACTCGCCGCCAATTTGCTTGGTGTAGCTCTTGCTAGCGCGCTCTTGGTGTTAATGGAACGTCGAGGTGTTACAGAACTTAGGCATCTATTGTTGCCCGGATTCTGCGCAGGAATGACAACATTCTCTTCAGTTACCGTACAAGTTGTAGAACCGATCACTGGTGGATTTCTATTCTTAATTGAAAACATTGTTTTAAGCCTACTAATCGTGCTTATTGTTCTGCCAGTTAGCCGCAAGTTGATTCCGGTGCGTAGATGA
- a CDS encoding succinate dehydrogenase/fumarate reductase iron-sulfur subunit: MARIVNLRIWRGDSTDGGLQDVQVEANDGEVVLDVIHRVQATQMGDLAVRWNCKAGKCGSCSMEINGKPRLACMTQVAAYGDEERITVTPLRAFPVIKDLVTDVSFNYKKAMEIPAYAPPADLKPGEARMEQIDVERSQEFRKCIECFLCQDVCHVVRDHEENKKSFAGPRFFIRIAELDMHPLDTLKNRKRTAQEEHGLGMCNITKCCTEVCPEHIKITDNAIIPMKERVVDIKYDPARMFAGLLKREKRN; encoded by the coding sequence ATGGCGCGCATAGTAAATCTTCGTATCTGGCGAGGAGACTCAACTGATGGTGGACTTCAAGATGTACAGGTTGAAGCCAACGATGGTGAAGTAGTCCTCGATGTAATTCACCGCGTACAAGCGACCCAAATGGGCGATCTGGCAGTGCGCTGGAACTGTAAAGCCGGCAAATGTGGATCTTGTTCAATGGAGATCAACGGTAAGCCACGCCTTGCATGTATGACACAAGTTGCTGCTTACGGTGATGAAGAAAGAATCACAGTTACTCCGCTACGTGCATTCCCAGTGATTAAAGATCTCGTCACCGATGTCTCTTTTAACTATAAAAAAGCGATGGAGATTCCGGCATATGCACCACCTGCAGATCTAAAGCCAGGGGAAGCACGCATGGAGCAAATCGATGTTGAGCGTTCACAAGAGTTCCGCAAATGCATCGAATGTTTCCTTTGCCAAGATGTCTGTCACGTAGTTCGCGATCATGAAGAGAATAAGAAGTCATTTGCTGGCCCAAGATTCTTTATCCGCATTGCAGAACTTGATATGCACCCACTTGATACCTTGAAAAACCGTAAGCGCACTGCGCAAGAAGAGCACGGTCTTGGAATGTGTAACATCACCAAGTGCTGTACTGAAGTTTGCCCAGAGCACATCAAGATCACCGATAACGCAATCATTCCGATGAAGGAGCGCGTTGTAGATATTAAGTACGATCCAGCTCGTATGTTCGCCGGTCTTCTCAAGCGAGAGAAGCGCAACTAA